DNA sequence from the Oceanotoga teriensis genome:
TATTAAAAATCTTGTTCAATCCTTTGAAAGTGTAGTTGTTCTTGGAATAGGTGGATCAGCACTTGGAAATCAAGCTTTACAAACAGCATTGAATCCTTTGAATTATAATTCCATGAATTCATGTGATAGAAAAACTCCTAAAGTTTTTATTTTAGATAATGTAGATCCAGACTTTATAGCATCCGTTTTAGATCAAATAGATCCTAAAAAAACTTTATTTAATGTCATATCAAAATCTGGTACAACAGCAGAAGCAATGTCAAATTATTTGATAGCAAGGGGCATACTTGAAACATATGGTGTTAAACCTTCAAAAAATTTATTGTTCACAACAGATCCAGAAAATGGAATTTTGAGAAAGATAGCAGAAGAAGAAAACATAAGATGTCTTGAAATTCCTCCAGAAGTTGGTGGAAGATTTAGTGTATTAACACCTGTTGGTCTTTTATCAGCTGTTGCGGGTGGAATAGATATAATAGATCTTTTCAATGGTGCAAAAGATATGTATGATAAAGTTATAAATACTGATGTTTGGGAAAATCCAGCAGCATTGAACGCTTTAATTCATTATATCTTATACAATGACGGGTATAATATTTCTGTTATGATGTCTTACTCAAACAGACTACTTCTATTAGCTGATTGGTATAGACAATTATGGGCTGAATCACTTGGTAAAAAAGTAGATTTAGATGGCAAAGAAGTACATGTTGGACAAACTCCAGTTAAAGCACTTGGAGCAACTGACCAACATTCACAAGTTCAATTATACAATGAAGGTCCTTTCGATAAAGTATTTACTTTTTTAAAACTTGAAAGATTTGATAGAGAAATAACTATTCCAAATATACATTGTGATATTCCAGAATTGAATTACTTGGGTGGTAAAAGACTTTCAAATCTTCTAAATACTGAACTTACTGGAACAGAATACGCTTTAGTTGAACATAAAAGACCTAATATGAAAGTTATTTTTCCAGCCATAAATCCTTATAATATAGGTCAATTTTTCTTTGCTTATGAATTTCAAACTGCTGTTATGGGAAAATTACTCAATATAAACACATATGATCAACCTGGAGTAGAACTTGGTAAAAAAGTTACTTATGCTCTAATGGGAAGAAAAGGTTATGAAAATATGGAAAAAGAAGTTATGAGTAAATTGGAAGGAAAGAAACAGGTGATTTTATGATTTTAGGTTTAACTGGACCTGCTGGTTCTGGAAAATCTACTGTTTCAAACATTATAAAAAATAATTTTGATAAAACTTATGTAATAGATGTTGACAGGGTAGGTCATGATGTACTAACCCTGTCTTTTGTTCAGGATAAACTTAAAGATACCTTTGGATCTTCTATATTCGAAAATGATGAAATTAATAGGAAAGAGTTGGGAAAGATTGTATTTAAAGACAAAAATAAATTAAATATACTTAATTCTATTGTACATCCCGCAATGTTTAATAAAATTGAAACTTTTATAAAAAAAGATTTAAAAAACTATGATATAATTATTATAGATGCAGCATTGTTATTTAAAATAAAACTTCATACCCTGTGTGATAAAATAATTTTTGTTGATGCAGATGAAAAAGTAAGAATTAAAAGACTCACCCAGAAAAGAGCTTTGACTTTAGATAAAGCTCTTTCAATTGTCCAAAGTCAAAAAAACTTAGATTTTGGTCCTCATGATATTGAAATAAAAAATAATTATGATGATTTAAAATACATAAAAAAAATCATTTTTGATCTCATTAAACCTTAACTAAACACATATTTTGATTGGGAGGTGCTCTTGGTGAAAAAGCTTTTAGCAGTACTTTTAACTGTTTTAATCTTTAGTTTTGCTTTTTCTGAAAAAGTAGTTTTTGAATTTTGGCATGCTATGGGTGGTGGATTAGGAGAAACTTTATCTTATCTAATCGAAAACTTTAATAAAGAAAATCCTGATATTGAAGTTAAACCTATTTATGTTGGAAACTACTCAGCTTTAAACCAGAAATTATTATCTACCATAACTGCTTATAATCAAGGTACAAGAAGTGAATTACCTACTATGGCTCAAGCTTATGGTAACTGGATCGCAAAGTACTTATTCTCAGATGTTATTCAACCATTAAATGAATACATCGAAAATGACAAAGAAATGAAAGATGCATGGGATAATGAAATATATGATGTTTTCAAAGAAATGTCTACTTGGGATGAAAATATTTATTCTATGCCTTATAATAAATCTGTTTATACTTATTATTACAACACAGATTTATTTGATTTATATGGAGTTGAACCACCAAAATCTTTTGATGATTTAATTGAAGTTTCACAATACTTAACAGAAGATATTGATGAAGATGGAAATGTAGATCAATATGGATTAGGTTCAAGAACTTTCGTTGATGATTTCCAATTACTATTATATGCTTATGATCAGAGAATATTAGTAGATAAAGGAAATGGAAAATATGCTGTTTCTTTAGATAAAACTAAATTTAAAGAAGCTTTGAGTATCGTCAAAGAATTAAAAGAAAATGATAATGCTTTATTCCAAGGTGGATATCTTGATGGTCCTTTCGGTTCAGGTCAAATAGCTGCTTATATGGGAACTATAGCTGGTAAGAGTTATGCCGATAGATCTTCTCAAGGAAAACATGGTTGGACATGGTCAGCATTACCTTCAGTTGATGGAGTTCCTCATTCTCCTATAGCTGGTACAGATTTAACTGTATTTAAATGGGCTTCAGATGAAGAAAAAGAAGCTGCTTTTAGATTCTTAAAATATTTAATGGATCCTGTTAATATGGCTTATTGGGCTATAAATTCAGGCTATGTTCCTGTTAGAAAAGATGTTACACAAACAGAACAGTGGAAAGTTTATACAGCTACAGATGAAAAACCAACAATAGCTTTAAATTCTCTTGAAACTGCTTATTCAGATCCAAAACCAGCAGCTTGGAATGATATAAGAGGAGAACTTTCTAATATTTATTCTGATTTCTTAAATGACAAAATAGATTCTGATGAAGCTTATAGCAGAACTATAAGATCTTTAGAAACATTGCTTGCTGAAACAGATGAATTAGCTAAATAAAAAATACCCCGGCTTTTCAGCCGGGTTTTTTATTATTCTCTTTCTTTATTTAATTCAAGGAAATTTATTACTATTTTTACTTCTTCTTTTATAACTTCTGGATATACATATCCTTTAAATCCAAGACCTATTAAAAATGTTTTTATGACATCTGCAATAGTAAATGAAGAGTCTACATCAAAACCCCTTGCTCTGAGTATATCTTTTATTATCAAATTAAATTCTTCATCTATACCCTGTATATCTGATAAAGTTACTTTAGATCTATAAGGATAAGTTATTATTTGTGAAAAAGCTGCCATCTTATCTGGTGGTGAAAATAAGGTTAAAATTTTGTCTTCTATTTCTCCTGGTGTTTCAAATATATCTTTTATCCAAGTATCGAGTATATATCTCGCCGTTTCTACCATAGCTCCATCTTTTGAGCCAAAATAATAATGTAAAGATGCTATAGTTAAGTTCGCCTCTGTAGCTATTTTTCTCGTTGTAGTTCCACTTATACTATTTTGATTGATGATGTTTATTATAGACTCTATTAATTCCAATTTTCTTTTTTCTCTTAGTTCAGGATTTGGTCTCCTGGCCATTCGGTTCACCCCTCTTTCTTTTATTTAAAATTATACCCTGTAATTTTATTATATTAATATATGAAAAATCTATTTATAATTATATCATAATATCTTAAATATTTAAAATACATTTATTTAAATATGATTAATTATCTTTTTTTAAGGTGTTTGTTTATAATAATTTTTTAATCATGTTTCATTATAATATTATTATATCACATGATTATCATTTTTTATCAAAAAAATATTGCACCGTCTTTTGGCGATGCAATATTTTATATAATTAATTTTTATTTTACCTTTCCATATATGTCCAAACCTTTATCTACAAAGTTCATAAAAGTAGTTACTGTAGATACAACTTCTAATACATTTGTAATTGCATTTTTAGGTACATATATTATATCTCCAGGTTTCAATTCTGGATTCATTCCTGTTTTTAAAGGTGCTGCATTTATAACTCCAGATATATCTAATTTTACTGGAGCATTTTCAGGACCTTCCTTGAAAAGATACACACTTCCAAGTTCAGCAGATTTAGTTATATTACCTGATTTTAATATAGCTTCAACTGTTGTCATTCCTTTTATATACTGAACGATACCAGGTCTTGATACTTCTCCAAAAACATATACGAATATGTTTTCAACATCTGGTACATATACTATAGATCCTGGTTCTACAAATTTATTTCTCAATTCTTCTATATTTGAAATATCTATCATAGTTTTATTTCCATTGATAGGATATAGTATTATATTATTTTGGAATTCCCATTTTATACTTGTTCCAGCTAATATTTCTACTAAACTCAAAGGTACATCTGTCCTTATACTTCTTGGGGCTATATTACCCATAACTGTTATATAAGAGTACTTTGCTTCTGGTTGAACTACAACATAACTTCCCTTTGGTATTTGTATTAATGGATTATTTATTATATCTTCTTGGGTATAATTTGCTATTTGTTCTCCATTTTTCATAACCTTTATATTTCCATCATCTACAGGAGCAAATCCACCTACTGCAGCTACAACGTCTTGTAATCTTACTATATTTTTGTTTATAATTTCCATATTTCCTTCTTTATATACTATCACTTGATCATTTTTTTCTTTTGTTAATTCTATGAATACTTTTCCTTTTAAAGGTACTTCTTTTAATGATTCTATATTTTCCAAATCAATTTCTTTTTCTTCATTTTCTATTCTATATCTCAATGTATATGAATTGTTTAAATTATTTCTTAAAACAAAATCATACAATGTGTCTCCATTTTTATATGTCTCTATTTTTGAAATATCTCCCATAACATATATAATTTTTTCTTCCATTTGAGCTATTAAAGTAGATCCAGGTAAAATATTTATTTCATTTGATTCTTGAAGATTGGCTGGATTTATATATAAATTTTTTGTACTCCCATCAGGATTTATCAATGTTATATTTCCAGAAAATTCTGTACTAAATCCTTTTGCAAGTGATATCAATTTTATAAGTGTCATATCTTCTCCAAATTCAAAACCCATTCTTCCACTATAATTAAATGCACCAGTTAAATAAACATAATTTTTCTTCATTTTTATGTTTATAAAACTTTTATTTTGAAGTTTTTCGTTCAACTTTATTTCTTTATCTTCTATAGTTACTTCATCAACATATGAAGGATTTATACCAAGTTTCATCAACAATATTTTTAATGTCATATCTTCATTTTTTTCAAATGGAACTTTACTCGAATTTGTTTCTGATATTACATAGACATAATTTTCTGCTTTTTTTATTATGATGGTATCTTCTGATTTTAATTGTATATCTTCTTTTGTTATTACTTGTTCGAATGAGTATTTACTTATTTCGTCATCTCTAATTATAGTTATTTCATCATCTATTCTATCAGAAGAAATTTTTGATTCTGATATGAGAGTTTTTAATGTCAATCCTTCATAATAATCTAAAGAATATGTACCAAAATCCGAAAATAAATTGACTTTATTTGTAAATTCATATGGAATGATAACAAATGTATCTTCGTATATATAAGGATTTTCTCCATTTTCACCTTTTAATATCCAATCTATATTAACTGTTTTTTCATTTCCATCGGAATATTTTATTATGGCTTTTGATGATTTTGAAGGTTCTCTCAAACCACCTACCATTGCTATTAAGTCAGAAAGTTTTATTTTATCTGTTTTTATATCTAACATACCATTCTTTACTACATTACCAAGTATGTTTACTTTAAATGGTGCATAGTTTACTATTCCAACTGTAACTTTTGCAGATTTTATATAATCTTTTATTTTTTCATTTATTATTTTTTCAACTTGTTCAATGTTTTTACCTTCTACATTGATTCTTCCAATTGGAGGAATTGTTATATTTCCATCAGGACCTACATAAATACTATTTGAAGAGTAGTCCGGATATCCAAATACCCATACTCCAAGAACATCACCAACTCTTAAGTTGTATGTAAAAGCTATAATTGGAAGCAATAATATAGCTAAGAAAATTAACTTAGTTTTTTTCACTTTAATTTCCTCCTCATCTCCATAACATATTTTCTATTAATTCTAATTCTTGAGAATTAAAACCAGCCATTTTTAAAGTATTTATTATTTTTTTTGCTTGTTGAATTTTAGAAAGCTTTATGGCAGATTTCAATTTTAACATGTTTATATCTATATAGTATTTATTATTTCTTTTTTCTTTAAATGATAAAACATCTGAATAATTTTCTATTTCATATAATGCACTTACAAGATAAAGTTCTGTTTCATCTATTTTTGTACCTTTTTCAAAAGCACGTTTTAATAGTGTAATAGCTCTTTGTTTTTCTTCTAATATGAGTAAACATACTCCTGCATTATGGTAGAATACTGATTCTTCATCGTACAAAGAAATTGCTTTTAAATAAAAATCTAAAGCTTGATTATAATCTTTTTTTTGCATGAAAAGATTACCCATATTATTATACTCACGAGCTTTATTTTCATTCACTTCCTACACCTTCAGTATAATAATATAATGTATCGCTTAAAATTTTATCAGATAAATTTAAAGATACCTTTGTTTGTTTTATTCCTTCTATTAATGGAGGATATACACTATATTTTAAATAATCCATAGGCTTGTATGAATTATTTAAGTAATCCTTCAAATAATCATGATATTTTTCAGGCATTATAATTCCTCCAGAATAATATATCATATCTATAAAACTTTGAGGTATTTCTTGTTCTGAATTCACATAATATATAGAACTACCCGTTATTAATATTGGAATTAAACTCTTTATTTCAAAATTTTGATTGATTTCATTTTTTAATATTATTTTTGAATCTGTTTTTATTTGAGATATACCAGTTTGAAAAAAATCGTCCATATTCTCAAATTCATATGTATTGGTTTTAGAATATATTCTATAATAGTCAAAAGCAACTCTTCCTCCAGAGTCTTCAACAGATATGTCTTTTGTAGGATATTCTATTATTTCACCTGAAAGTGTATTCGAATTAAATTTTGCTGTGACAGTTAAATCTTCTTTATTAAAATTTAATCCATAAACATTTAAATTATACATATTTAAATCATTTTGATTATATAATCTGTTGAGTGATACTTCATAATTTTGAAGATTATTTTTTATAAATATTCCATTTTTTATTTTGAGTTTTCCTATAAACTCTTCATCATTAAGTTTATAAAACTCACCATCTTTTTCTATTTCTATACTATCTTCGAGGGTAGAAACAAGTATTTTTCCCCATGGTAATATTTCTATGGAAAGATAATCTTTATCTGGAAGTTTTATCTTTTGTATGATAGCATTTTTTAATTCATCATATATATATATTTGTCTGTTTTTTCTTTCAAGCAAGAATATTTTATTATTGTATATCTTACCATCTATAAATATTTCATCATTTTTGAAGTTTAATATATTTAAGTCACTTCCATCATAGCCAGTATAGTTTATTTGGTTTAAGTATGGATTATAACTTATTATTCTTCCTGCACGATCTACACCTAAAATATATGCTTGAATATTTTCTTTTAAAATTTTGAAGTTTTCTTCTGAAGTATTAGGAGTTAATAAAGGTGTAGAATCTTCTGATATTTCTTTATATGAAAACTTTGTACTTGGTTCAAAATAATATATACCTTTTTCAGAGCCAAGATATATTCTATTCAAATTTTTATCAGAAGCTATAGTATTAAATTTTTTATCTTCTGGAAGTTTTATCCATTTTTCTTCAAAGTTATTCGATTTGAATATTAAATTGTTTTTCGAATCCAATAAATATGCCGTAGAATTTATTACTTCTAAATCATCTATTGTATAAAATCTTTCAAAAGCATCCTTGTTTCCAGATATTTTTACTATTTCATAATATGATGGAGTAGAATAATTTGTTAATGAAAAATTTTCCATCGTTCTTATAAAATTTAAAAGTGTTTCAACTTCTTCATCTTGATTTGTAAATAATAGTATATTATTTATATCTTCTTTTGCTTTTTCTATTAAACCAAGCTGTAAATCAAGTTTAGCCGCATAATACCAAAATTTAGGAATATCATTTAAATAAACTTCTCCATTCATAGCTTCATTTAATTTTAATCTTGCATCGAATTTTTTCTCTTTAAAAAGTAATTCCAGACTTTCTGAAAATAGTTGTCTGGATTTTTTTTCTGAACTATTTAATTCATTTGAAAAAGCTAAAAGCCCCACAATAATCATCAATATAATACATAAAGTTTTTTTCATTTTTTAACACCCTTTGACATAATATTTAATATATCTGTCTTGTTTTCTTCTCCATTTATAAGTCTTTTTATATTACTTCTATGTTTGTAAGCACTTATCCCAGCAAGAATAAGATATATTATTGCAGCTTTATAATCGAATATGAATACAAGTATAGCAACAACGAACATAGATGTTATAGATGCAAGAGAAACATATTTAGTTTTGAATGCTATTGGAAACCAAATCAAAAAAAATATAAATCCAGATAGAGGATGTGTTGATATATATCCTCCAACTGTTGTTGCTACACCTTTTCCACCTTTAAATTTTAAAAAAACAGAGTAATCATGTCCTAAAACTGCTGCTAAGATCATTAAATATGGTATCCAAGATTCATTTGTATAAATCATAACTCCAACAAAACCTGGCATTAAACCTTTTAAACAGTCCAAAACCATGGCTGTTAATCCATATCCAAATCCAAGATTTCTTAAGACATTCGTTCCTCCAACATTTCCACTACCTTTTTTACGAACATCAATACCTTTTAGTTTTGGTACTATAAAACTAAAAGGTATTGTTCCTATAAAATATGAAATTATTATAAGTAATGATGCAGATAATATCATTAATTCACCCCCAAATTACCTTTTTCTCTCTTCAAACTTTAAAAATAAAGGAGAACCTTCAAATGGGTCTATATACTTTCTTATCATATTTCTTATACTTTGCTGATATGATTTAGAAAGTTCTTTAGGCATATTTGCATAAAAAGTAAATACAGGAGGTCTAACACCTACTTGAACTCCATAATATAATTTTACTCTCTTTCCTTTCTTTATAGGAGGAGGTGTCATCATCATATGTCTTTCTAAAGCTTGATTTAAAATACTTGTACTTATTTCTCTATTTCTTGATTCATTTACTTGTACTATCTTTTTTATTACTTCTTTTATCCCCTTTGAATTTTTAGCCTCTGTAAATATTACAGGACTATAATTTATAAAATAAAGTTCTTTTTTTGCTTTATTTATGAACTCTTCTCTTTTTTCTTGTTCTATTAAATCCCATTTATTAAATACTATTATAGTTCCTTTACCATTGTTTTCTGCCAATCCAGCTACTTTTTTATCTTGTTGTGTAACACCTTCAGTTGCATCTATGAGTAGAACAACTACATCTGATTTTTCTATTGTTTTTATAGTTCTTATTATTGAATACATTTCTATCGTTCCATATTTAACTGTAGACTTTTTTCTCATTCCAGCAGTATCTATAAATTTAAAGGTGTTTTCATCTATAGTCACTATTTGATCTACTGTATCTCTTGTTGTTCCAGGAATATCTGATACTATAGCCTTTTTCATGCCGGTTATTGCATTGAATAAAGAAGATTTACCAGCATTAGGTTTCCCTATAAAAGCAACTTTTATAGTATTCTCATCTTCTTCAATTTCTTTTACATATCTTATACTGATTCCTTTATTTTCAAGTTTTTCTACAACTTCATCCAAAAGTTCATCTATATTTCTATTATGCTCGGCAGAAACTGGTATTGGTTCTCCAAATCCCAATTGATAAAGATCGGGTTTTATAAAAGATTCATATTTTTCAAAACCTTCAGCCTTATTAGCTGCAAGTACCACATCAACTCCTGCTTTTCTTATGAATTCTGCTATATGATGATCTTCTGAAGTCAATCCATTTTTACCATCAACCACAAATATTACGAGTGCTGCTTCTCTTATAGAATTTAATACAACTTCTTTTTGTTGTTTTGCAATTATTTCTTCTGGATCTTCAAATATTCCACATGTATCTACGAGCATGAAGGCACGCTCATCCCAGCGCGCCTCAGCATATACATGATCTCTTGTAACTCCTGGATAATCTAATACTATTGATTTTTTTTCTTTTATTATTCTATTAAATAATGTTGATTTTCCAACATTTGGTTTTCCTACTACTAATACTAATGGATTTGACAAGTCGATCACTCCTTAAAAAAGGAAAGCTTTTATTCTTCTTCAGAATTCATTTCTTCCATTATTTTTAAGCCTTCTTCTTTTTCCTTTTCTTTTATATAATCTAATACACTCAAAACTAAGTTTCCTCTTTGTTGATCACTTTGAAATTCTATATCGAGTACTTTTCCAGTTATAGGGCTTCCTACCTCTAAGACTTCTTTTATGTCATCTGTTCTGTTTTCTGTTGCCTTACTTCCAGGCATAAAAGCTTCTACTTCATAATCATTTATCAATACAACAGCACCTTTATCTACAAATCTTGTTATTTTTCCTGTGAGTATGTCTCCCTTTTGTACTTTTTCTGATATCAATTTCCATGGATTTTCTTTGGCCTGTTTTAAAGATAATTTTATTTTTTGATTTTCTTTATCAAGATTCAATATTTTAACTTTTATTTTTTCTCCTTCTTTTAAAACATCTTCAACATTATCTACAAAATTCCAAGATAATTCAGATACATGTAAAAATCCGGTAAGTCCTTCTTCAAGTTTTATTATTGCTCCATTTGCAAGTATTTTTTCCACTATTCCATTAACTATATTTCCTTCAAGATACTTTTCTTCTGCTTCTTCCCAAGGATTTCCCAATGCCTGTTTATAACTTAAACTTATTCTATTTCTTCCTTTATCTATATCTAATACCTTTACTTCTACTCTATCTCCTTCTGAAGCAATATCAGCTATTTTTCCTTTTCTACCCCAGAATATTTCAGATTCATGAACCAATCCTTCAACAGCATTTTCAAGTTTTACAGTGAATCCAAATGGAAATAGTTTTGTAATATTTCCTTTTTGAACTGATCCTATTGGGTATTTCTTTTCAACATCTTCCCATGGATCTTCTTTTAATTGTTTTAAAGACATTGATATTTTTTTAGCATTTTTATCTAAATTTATGATTACGCCTCTTACTTTTTCACCTTCTGAAAGCTGTTTATTTATTCTTGTGTTCTTATCCCAGCTAA
Encoded proteins:
- a CDS encoding glucose-6-phosphate isomerase; this translates as MKGIKFDFTNLFQPNVETGVTEDQINDHKDKIKSIIEEIIEEKPGFMSVPFNRKWIDNVLDIKNLVQSFESVVVLGIGGSALGNQALQTALNPLNYNSMNSCDRKTPKVFILDNVDPDFIASVLDQIDPKKTLFNVISKSGTTAEAMSNYLIARGILETYGVKPSKNLLFTTDPENGILRKIAEEENIRCLEIPPEVGGRFSVLTPVGLLSAVAGGIDIIDLFNGAKDMYDKVINTDVWENPAALNALIHYILYNDGYNISVMMSYSNRLLLLADWYRQLWAESLGKKVDLDGKEVHVGQTPVKALGATDQHSQVQLYNEGPFDKVFTFLKLERFDREITIPNIHCDIPELNYLGGKRLSNLLNTELTGTEYALVEHKRPNMKVIFPAINPYNIGQFFFAYEFQTAVMGKLLNINTYDQPGVELGKKVTYALMGRKGYENMEKEVMSKLEGKKQVIL
- the coaE gene encoding dephospho-CoA kinase (Dephospho-CoA kinase (CoaE) performs the final step in coenzyme A biosynthesis.), with product MILGLTGPAGSGKSTVSNIIKNNFDKTYVIDVDRVGHDVLTLSFVQDKLKDTFGSSIFENDEINRKELGKIVFKDKNKLNILNSIVHPAMFNKIETFIKKDLKNYDIIIIDAALLFKIKLHTLCDKIIFVDADEKVRIKRLTQKRALTLDKALSIVQSQKNLDFGPHDIEIKNNYDDLKYIKKIIFDLIKP
- a CDS encoding extracellular solute-binding protein; protein product: MKKLLAVLLTVLIFSFAFSEKVVFEFWHAMGGGLGETLSYLIENFNKENPDIEVKPIYVGNYSALNQKLLSTITAYNQGTRSELPTMAQAYGNWIAKYLFSDVIQPLNEYIENDKEMKDAWDNEIYDVFKEMSTWDENIYSMPYNKSVYTYYYNTDLFDLYGVEPPKSFDDLIEVSQYLTEDIDEDGNVDQYGLGSRTFVDDFQLLLYAYDQRILVDKGNGKYAVSLDKTKFKEALSIVKELKENDNALFQGGYLDGPFGSGQIAAYMGTIAGKSYADRSSQGKHGWTWSALPSVDGVPHSPIAGTDLTVFKWASDEEKEAAFRFLKYLMDPVNMAYWAINSGYVPVRKDVTQTEQWKVYTATDEKPTIALNSLETAYSDPKPAAWNDIRGELSNIYSDFLNDKIDSDEAYSRTIRSLETLLAETDELAK
- a CDS encoding TetR/AcrR family transcriptional regulator; translation: MARRPNPELREKRKLELIESIINIINQNSISGTTTRKIATEANLTIASLHYYFGSKDGAMVETARYILDTWIKDIFETPGEIEDKILTLFSPPDKMAAFSQIITYPYRSKVTLSDIQGIDEEFNLIIKDILRARGFDVDSSFTIADVIKTFLIGLGFKGYVYPEVIKEEVKIVINFLELNKERE
- a CDS encoding polysaccharide biosynthesis/export family protein, producing the protein MKKTKLIFLAILLLPIIAFTYNLRVGDVLGVWVFGYPDYSSNSIYVGPDGNITIPPIGRINVEGKNIEQVEKIINEKIKDYIKSAKVTVGIVNYAPFKVNILGNVVKNGMLDIKTDKIKLSDLIAMVGGLREPSKSSKAIIKYSDGNEKTVNIDWILKGENGENPYIYEDTFVIIPYEFTNKVNLFSDFGTYSLDYYEGLTLKTLISESKISSDRIDDEITIIRDDEISKYSFEQVITKEDIQLKSEDTIIIKKAENYVYVISETNSSKVPFEKNEDMTLKILLMKLGINPSYVDEVTIEDKEIKLNEKLQNKSFINIKMKKNYVYLTGAFNYSGRMGFEFGEDMTLIKLISLAKGFSTEFSGNITLINPDGSTKNLYINPANLQESNEINILPGSTLIAQMEEKIIYVMGDISKIETYKNGDTLYDFVLRNNLNNSYTLRYRIENEEKEIDLENIESLKEVPLKGKVFIELTKEKNDQVIVYKEGNMEIINKNIVRLQDVVAAVGGFAPVDDGNIKVMKNGEQIANYTQEDIINNPLIQIPKGSYVVVQPEAKYSYITVMGNIAPRSIRTDVPLSLVEILAGTSIKWEFQNNIILYPINGNKTMIDISNIEELRNKFVEPGSIVYVPDVENIFVYVFGEVSRPGIVQYIKGMTTVEAILKSGNITKSAELGSVYLFKEGPENAPVKLDISGVINAAPLKTGMNPELKPGDIIYVPKNAITNVLEVVSTVTTFMNFVDKGLDIYGKVK
- a CDS encoding tetratricopeptide repeat protein yields the protein MNENKAREYNNMGNLFMQKKDYNQALDFYLKAISLYDEESVFYHNAGVCLLILEEKQRAITLLKRAFEKGTKIDETELYLVSALYEIENYSDVLSFKEKRNNKYYIDINMLKLKSAIKLSKIQQAKKIINTLKMAGFNSQELELIENMLWR
- the plsY gene encoding glycerol-3-phosphate 1-O-acyltransferase PlsY; this encodes MILSASLLIIISYFIGTIPFSFIVPKLKGIDVRKKGSGNVGGTNVLRNLGFGYGLTAMVLDCLKGLMPGFVGVMIYTNESWIPYLMILAAVLGHDYSVFLKFKGGKGVATTVGGYISTHPLSGFIFFLIWFPIAFKTKYVSLASITSMFVVAILVFIFDYKAAIIYLILAGISAYKHRSNIKRLINGEENKTDILNIMSKGVKK
- the der gene encoding ribosome biogenesis GTPase Der; its protein translation is MSNPLVLVVGKPNVGKSTLFNRIIKEKKSIVLDYPGVTRDHVYAEARWDERAFMLVDTCGIFEDPEEIIAKQQKEVVLNSIREAALVIFVVDGKNGLTSEDHHIAEFIRKAGVDVVLAANKAEGFEKYESFIKPDLYQLGFGEPIPVSAEHNRNIDELLDEVVEKLENKGISIRYVKEIEEDENTIKVAFIGKPNAGKSSLFNAITGMKKAIVSDIPGTTRDTVDQIVTIDENTFKFIDTAGMRKKSTVKYGTIEMYSIIRTIKTIEKSDVVVLLIDATEGVTQQDKKVAGLAENNGKGTIIVFNKWDLIEQEKREEFINKAKKELYFINYSPVIFTEAKNSKGIKEVIKKIVQVNESRNREISTSILNQALERHMMMTPPPIKKGKRVKLYYGVQVGVRPPVFTFYANMPKELSKSYQQSIRNMIRKYIDPFEGSPLFLKFEERKR
- a CDS encoding S1 RNA-binding domain-containing protein, giving the protein MNENFEDLLKEEEINELKKGKVLEGVLLNKSSDGIWVALDATGDVFVKREELLKNISEYKIGEKITVKVIKTNDAEGFNTASEKRAQAEKLMDEIEEGSLVNVKFESRAKNGYIVLIENAIKAFLPGSLSMLRPEDEMPKDSQRMKVIQKRGRKVVVSKRDAVEESIKEVYENYKENMIVEGIVESIKDFGAFVKLNEHVTALIPRSEVSWDKNTRINKQLSEGEKVRGVIINLDKNAKKISMSLKQLKEDPWEDVEKKYPIGSVQKGNITKLFPFGFTVKLENAVEGLVHESEIFWGRKGKIADIASEGDRVEVKVLDIDKGRNRISLSYKQALGNPWEEAEEKYLEGNIVNGIVEKILANGAIIKLEEGLTGFLHVSELSWNFVDNVEDVLKEGEKIKVKILNLDKENQKIKLSLKQAKENPWKLISEKVQKGDILTGKITRFVDKGAVVLINDYEVEAFMPGSKATENRTDDIKEVLEVGSPITGKVLDIEFQSDQQRGNLVLSVLDYIKEKEKEEGLKIMEEMNSEEE